The following are encoded together in the Lathyrus oleraceus cultivar Zhongwan6 chromosome 3, CAAS_Psat_ZW6_1.0, whole genome shotgun sequence genome:
- the LOC127125668 gene encoding GDSL esterase/lipase At5g03610: MDFFPFFLSFIFIILHLLGQRFVQGEVDIQRHHHHHKEPITKLFVFGDSYADTGNIKRGFAPSWKHPYGVTFPGKPAGRFSDGRVLTDYIAKYLKVKSPASYRIRKHLAPHHLKNGMSFAFGGTGVFETLNPGPNMTTQINFFQKAIQDKVFTASDIRKSVALVSVAGNDYTRYTVTNGSIQGLPSFILSVVNQTIRNVIRIKELGVKKVIISNLQPVGCLPSVTASSSFKECNETSNNLLVAYHNTLLTEAVTKLNQQLNDNSSLPFIVLDLYDSFMSVLKHPSTHNIKNELEPCCVGVSSKYFCGSVVEKVKKYTVCENPKSAFFWDLVHPTDAGWRAVYTRLRITNAFKEIHY; the protein is encoded by the exons ATGGATTTCTTTCCCTTTTTCCTCTCTTTCATTTTCATTATTCTACATCTCTTAG GACAAAGATTTGTACAAGGTGAGGTTGATATTCAACGTCACCACCATCATCATAAAGAGCCTATAACAAAATTGTTTGTGTTTGGAGATTCATATGCTGACACAGGAAACATCAAAAGAGGTTTTGCTCCTTCGTGGAAACATCCCTATGGTGTCACCTTTCCCGGCAAGCCCGCCGGTCGTTTCTCCGACGGCAGGGTCCTAACCGACTACATTG CCAAGTATTTGAAAGTGAAATCACCAGCATCATACAGAATAAGAAAACATTTGGCACCACATCATTTGAAAAATGGGATGAGCTTTGCATTTGGTGGTACTGGTGTGTTTGAGACATTGAATCCAGGTCCAAACATGACAACTCAGATCAATTTTTTTCAAAAGGCAATACAAGACAAAGTATTCACAGCCTCAGATATTAGAAAATCAGTTGCTCTTGTTTCTGTAGCTGGTAATGACTACACTCGTTACACTGTCACAAATGGCTCTATTCAG GGTTTACCATCATTCATATTATCGGTGGTTAATCAAACAATCAGAAACGTGATTCGTATCAAAGAATTAGGAGTGAAAAAAGTGATTATATCAAATCTACAACCAGTTGGATGTCTACCTTCGGTAACAGCTTCATCTTCATTCAAAGAATGCaatgaaacatccaacaatctCCTCGTAGCTTACCATAACACCCTCTTAACCGAAGCTGTCACAAAGTTAAACCAACAACTCAACGATAATTCTTCATTACCCTTCATAGTTCTTGATCTATACGATAGTTTCATGTCGGTGTTGAAGCATCCATCCACACACAATATTAAGAACGAGTTGGAACCTTGTTGTGTTGGAGTGAGTAGTAAGTATTTTTGTGGAAGTGTTGTGGAGAAGGTTAAGAAATATACGGTTTGTGAGAATCCTAAATCTGCTTTCTTTTGGGATTTGGTTCATCCTACTGATGCAGGGTGGCGTGCTGTTTATACTAGGCTGAGAATAACCAATGCTTTTAAAGAGATTCATTACTAG